Within the Monomorium pharaonis isolate MP-MQ-018 unplaced genomic scaffold, ASM1337386v2 scaffold_494, whole genome shotgun sequence genome, the region GCTCGAAAACAATTGTACCTCGACAATTCTTAATCTACTCAGACTCGATCATTTAAATccagaagaaatagaaaatattaaaacgctAATCAATGAAAACGAAGATAGGTTTCATCTTCCTGGTGATAGCCTCGAAGCCACAAACGCTGCTGAACACTTCATTCCAACCACTGACGATATACCAGTTCATACAAAACAATACAGATTTCCTCCCGTacataaagaagaaataagtaagcaaattaacgatttattaataaacgatTCCATAGAACACTCCACTTCTCCTTACAATTCTCCATTATGGATCGTCCCCAAGAAACCTGATTCTCAAGGAAATAAACGATGGCGACTAGTCATCGACTATCGGAACTTAAACGAAAAAACAATAGGTGATGCCTATCCTCTCCCAAATATTACTGACATACTAGATCAATTGGGATCAGCAAAATACTTTTCCGTGCTAGATTTAGCCTCCGGTTTTCATCAGATACCTATGGCATCCAAAGATGCCCCTAAAACTGCTTTTTCGACCCCATACGGTCATTACCAATTCAAGAGAATGCCATTCGGATTAAAAAACGCTCCCGCAACTTTCCAGCGCTTAATGGACAACGTTCTCTCTGGCCTACAGGGGAACGAACTCTTCGTTTATATGGACGATATCGTTATCTACGCAAAATCTTTACGAGAACACGAAATTAAATTCACCCGCTTAATGCAACGTTTAAGAAACGCGAATTTGAAACTCCAGCCAGATAAATGCGAATTCTTACGACACGAAGTAGCCTATCTTGGACACATAATTGGATCAAACGGCGTAAGGCCGGATCCCGGAAAAATCAACTCAATAATGAATTTCCCTACTCCCAAAACTCCTAAgaacattaaacaatttttaggcCTTGCTGGCTACTACAGACGCTTCATtccaaatttttctaaaaccgCAAAACCTCTCACAGacttattaaagaaaaacagcACCTTTTCGTGGCAAGTAAAACAAATAGACTCATTCAACACTCTTAAATTAGCATTGTGCTCTAATCCAATACTCCAGTACCCCGATTTCACTAAGCCTTTTATTCTCACGACCGATGCATCCGGATATGCTATCGGAGGAGTTTTAAGTCAAGGTCCCGTCGGACAAGACTTACCCATTTCCTATACTTCGCGAATTCTAAATGCTGCAGAAAAGAACTACTCtacaattgaaaaagaatGTCTAGCCATAGTATACTGTATTAATCATTTCAGACCATACTTGTACGGAAAacgttttacaattattaccgACCATAAACCTCTCGTTTGGCTAAACTCGATTAAAGATCCGTCTTCCCGCTTATGGAAGTGGCGCAACAAATTATCCGAATacgattttgaaattaaatataagaaaggaactttaaataataacgcaGATGCCCTGTCGCGAAACCCACCTGAGAATCATGTTTTCCCATTAATAAACGCGGATCAAGACGATTCTTCTGATGAATCCTTATTCTTTTCTAGTAATAAAAACCGAACCTTACCACAGACCCCACCGCAAAATACTAATAACGAAAATTGCATTTCAATAGAAACTCACGACGATTACGTAGACATGAATGCATCACAAAATTCTAATCACGAAAATTTAGAGGAAATCTCCGACTATACCGAAAGTGATACAGATGACGACGAAGAATATTACGACGAATTACTTACTCCTATATCAATCCCTCATGAACAAATTCCGCTTCTTCCTCTCGCACTCCAAGAACCAACAATCGATAAAACTCGTGAAAACTTACTTAGCCGAAAAGATAACCATGTTATATTCATATACCTAAACGGTACTCCTTTTGATAACGGCGCGAAACAATATTCAGAAGCTAACTTACTACCGAACTACGAAAACTTAACTTACGAAAGAGCTAATGTAAAGACCATAAAAGGAAACACTGTAATTTCACTccctataaaatttaataatcgtaCACTATTAGAGCcacaaactttaaaaaattgttttcaatcaTTAGTAGACGTAATAACTGAATTAGAGCTCAAATCAATAAGCGTTAGTAAAACCGAATCTTTTGACGACATTCCATGGTCTTACGTCCTTAAGcagttcaaaatttatttaacaggaACTAACTGTCAAATTActatttgtgaaaatttaatcCGAAATCCTGAGCCTCACGAACGTGAAGCATTGATCTTAGAAAATCACGCGTCCTCGCACGGTGGTCACAAAGGTGTAACGAAAACCTATAATCGGTTAAGACCACATTATTTTTGGAGCTCTATGAAAAAGGATATTTCCAATTTAATTCGAAAATGTAAGCAATGTCAAATTAAGAAGCTAACTAGAATTAAAACTAAACAGCCCATGATAATTACAGACACTCCCGGAACAGCTTTCGATAAAGTTTCGCTTGATATAATGGGACCATTACCAGTCACCATAAAAGGAAATCAATATATTCTAACAATGCAAGATTTATTAACGAAATATTCCGTAGCCGTACCATTAAATGACGCCACGTCGGTATCTATTGCCGACGCATTTGCGAAGAATTTCATATGCATTTACGGTGCCCCGAAAGCCATACTCACAGATCAAGGAGCAAATTTTCTATCTTCCCTTATGCGATCTTTAACTAAGAAATtcaatattcaacattttaaaacaacCGCCT harbors:
- the LOC118648529 gene encoding uncharacterized protein LOC118648529, which gives rise to MLDSGSAFNLIKSRFLQDHITINKDDIVTFKGISSEIISSIGSVEILLLNQPTKFQVIPDLAGLPHDGILGNPFFQKNSVNINYQNKSLSYQDIKIPFANSEIIILKARSVTPFHVNIINVEKQVGYLPLYAIADKIYLGDAIVTNSKGKAYLPIFNTSDSEQKVRIPSVELQDFDTATSVEQAAFPPHLPNHLLNPESLTHLKNNIDNIGSGIEPLEANVSLGDENNSLHTVKTRGHATVSLNLETPLNLNEDKKDNAVRYRKSPKINVNLDDNLLPLHATETRGHTVAPSLSPVTYNKSIDNIGGVRGSPNEADVSLGVSSVLQHVTETRGHSVILANVTNSANSTNSTTNSETRSNSHTKGVRGRPEVPAYNNPVYFHYTTEYHPKCTHSLENNCTSTILNLLRLDHLNPEEIENIKTLINENEDRFHLPGDSLEATNAAEHFIPTTDDIPVHTKQYRFPPVHKEEISKQINDLLINDSIEHSTSPYNSPLWIVPKKPDSQGNKRWRLVIDYRNLNEKTIGDAYPLPNITDILDQLGSAKYFSVLDLASGFHQIPMASKDAPKTAFSTPYGHYQFKRMPFGLKNAPATFQRLMDNVLSGLQGNELFVYMDDIVIYAKSLREHEIKFTRLMQRLRNANLKLQPDKCEFLRHEVAYLGHIIGSNGVRPDPGKINSIMNFPTPKTPKNIKQFLGLAGYYRRFIPNFSKTAKPLTDLLKKNSTFSWQVKQIDSFNTLKLALCSNPILQYPDFTKPFILTTDASGYAIGGVLSQGPVGQDLPISYTSRILNAAEKNYSTIEKECLAIVYCINHFRPYLYGKRFTIITDHKPLVWLNSIKDPSSRLWKWRNKLSEYDFEIKYKKGTLNNNADALSRNPPENHVFPLINADQDDSSDESLFFSSNKNRTLPQTPPQNTNNENCISIETHDDYVDMNASQNSNHENLEEISDYTESDTDDDEEYYDELLTPISIPHEQIPLLPLALQEPTIDKTRENLLSRKDNHVIFIYLNGTPFDNGAKQYSEANLLPNYENLTYERANVKTIKGNTVISLPIKFNNRTLLEPQTLKNCFQSLVDVITELELKSISVSKTESFDDIPWSYVLKQFKIYLTGTNCQITICENLIRNPEPHEREALILENHASSHGGHKGVTKTYNRLRPHYFWSSMKKDISNLIRKCKQCQIKKLTRIKTKQPMIITDTPGTAFDKVSLDIMGPLPVTIKGNQYILTMQDLLTKYSVAVPLNDATSVSIADAFAKNFICIYGAPKAILTDQGANFLSSLMRSLTKKFNIQHFKTTAYYPQSNGSLERSHHVLTEYLKTQIDKEDNWDDYINMAMFSYNTSVHEGTKFSPYELIFGKLARLPSSHPPLESNNENTYHEYITDLANRLHETREEARQNLISAKERSKRYYDRHINPRHFEEGTEVFLLKEPSKGKFSDQYVGPYKVIENLPPCNVKILIGKRPRVVHINKLKVAHVDPG